A portion of the Methanofastidiosum sp. genome contains these proteins:
- a CDS encoding carboxymuconolactone decarboxylase family protein, whose amino-acid sequence MTLNVEKTLKKIEEFYGEVPFILKEISKDEKDFITSVQKLFYLMGSNKVFSSKETELFAIAGAVGHNGNHCLAFHIKQALNFGASEEEIFQVILIASLMGESSALAMGLRKLKEIENER is encoded by the coding sequence ATGACATTAAACGTTGAGAAAACTCTAAAGAAGATAGAGGAGTTCTATGGAGAGGTTCCTTTTATTCTAAAAGAGATATCAAAAGACGAAAAAGATTTCATTACTTCAGTACAAAAACTTTTTTATCTTATGGGATCAAACAAGGTTTTCTCGTCAAAAGAAACTGAACTCTTTGCAATAGCCGGTGCTGTTGGGCATAATGGCAACCATTGCCTTGCATTTCATATTAAACAAGCTCTAAATTTTGGAGCAAGTGAAGAAGAGATATTTCAAGTCATTTTAATAGCTTCCTTAATGGGTGAATCTTCAGCACTTGCAATGGGGCTTAGAAAATTAAAGGAGATAGAAAATGAAAGATGA
- a CDS encoding cyclic 2,3-diphosphoglycerate synthase: MKKKVIIMGAAGRDFHDFNTYFRDNPKYEVVCFTATQIPDIEDRVYPKELAGSLYPNGIPIYSESRLRELIKRYNVDKVFLSYSDISHNYVMDKASVVLSSCADFSILGPKSVMLISKKPVISICAVRTGSGKSPTTRKIRDILKSMGLKVVVARHPMPYGNLLKSAVQRFETYDDLDKADCTIEEREEYEPHIENGTVVFAGVDYERILREAEKEADVILWDGGNNDLPFFKPDLHIVIADPLRAGQELTYHPGEANAMMADVIIINKVDSATRDQVETIKRNIQKINPTATIIEANSPVFVEDPKLIDGKKVLVVEDGPTLTHGNMSFGAGTVAANKFNSQEIVDPRPWAVSTIKEIFDNFKQLGKVLPAMGYSREQVEELETTINNVPCDTVIVGTPIDIGKLMKLNKPLVRVKYSIEEVGKPDLTDILKSFKKERGI, translated from the coding sequence ATGAAGAAAAAAGTAATTATTATGGGCGCAGCCGGTAGAGATTTTCATGACTTTAATACTTATTTTAGAGATAATCCAAAATATGAAGTTGTTTGCTTTACTGCAACACAAATACCAGATATAGAGGATCGTGTTTATCCAAAAGAGCTTGCTGGTTCTTTATATCCAAATGGAATACCAATATATTCTGAGAGTCGATTGAGAGAATTGATTAAAAGATATAACGTGGATAAAGTATTTCTTTCTTACAGTGATATCTCCCACAATTATGTGATGGACAAGGCATCTGTTGTTCTTTCAAGTTGTGCAGATTTTTCTATTCTTGGTCCAAAGTCTGTAATGCTAATATCAAAAAAACCAGTCATAAGCATATGTGCAGTAAGGACTGGAAGCGGCAAGAGTCCAACAACAAGAAAGATTAGGGACATATTGAAAAGTATGGGATTGAAAGTTGTTGTTGCCAGGCACCCAATGCCTTATGGGAATCTCTTAAAAAGTGCAGTTCAAAGATTTGAAACATATGATGATTTAGATAAAGCAGATTGTACGATTGAAGAGCGAGAAGAGTATGAGCCCCATATTGAAAATGGTACAGTTGTATTTGCTGGTGTTGATTATGAAAGAATATTGAGGGAAGCTGAAAAAGAGGCAGATGTTATTCTATGGGATGGAGGAAACAATGATCTTCCATTCTTCAAACCTGATTTGCACATTGTTATTGCTGATCCATTGAGGGCTGGTCAAGAACTTACATACCATCCTGGGGAGGCGAATGCAATGATGGCCGATGTAATTATTATTAACAAAGTTGATTCTGCCACACGTGATCAAGTAGAAACTATAAAGAGAAATATTCAAAAAATTAATCCCACTGCAACGATAATCGAAGCAAATTCTCCAGTTTTTGTTGAAGATCCAAAACTAATAGATGGTAAAAAAGTTCTTGTTGTTGAAGATGGACCTACACTCACTCATGGAAATATGAGTTTTGGTGCTGGAACAGTCGCTGCAAATAAATTTAATTCTCAAGAAATAGTAGACCCACGACCTTGGGCAGTAAGTACAATAAAAGAAATATTTGACAATTTTAAACAACTTGGAAAAGTATTGCCTGCAATGGGATACAGCAGAGAGCAGGTAGAAGAGCTTGAAACAACAATAAACAATGTTCCTTGTGATACTGTAATCGTTGGAACTCCTATAGACATAGGTAAGCTCATGAAACTAAATAAACCACTGGTAAGGGTGAAGTATTCTATAGAAGAAGTCGGAAAACCTGATTTAACAGATATCCTAAAATCATTTAAGAAAGAAAGAGGGATTTAA
- a CDS encoding carboxymuconolactone decarboxylase family protein: MKDELLRKIKEKYGEIPFITQEISRDEEYFVPRTKRVIHLMGGSALDTKTAELVAVAAATALKTPFCLDVHIRNAISAGATVDELFNVIEISALISESSALGMSLREYRKVIDKMED, from the coding sequence ATGAAAGATGAATTACTAAGAAAGATTAAGGAAAAATATGGAGAAATTCCGTTCATTACGCAAGAGATATCAAGAGACGAAGAATACTTTGTTCCAAGAACAAAAAGAGTCATTCATCTTATGGGCGGAAGCGCATTGGATACAAAGACTGCAGAACTAGTTGCTGTGGCTGCTGCTACTGCATTAAAGACTCCGTTTTGTCTTGATGTTCATATAAGAAATGCAATAAGTGCCGGTGCAACAGTTGATGAATTATTCAATGTTATCGAAATAAGTGCCCTGATCTCTGAATCCTCTGCTCTCGGTATGTCTTTAAGAGAATACAGGAAAGTCATTGATAAAATGGAAGATTAA
- a CDS encoding cation-transporting P-type ATPase, which translates to MSNNDYYHKTPEEIFSELSTSQEKGLSPKEVKKRLTQYGNNELEAKIKIPLWLLLLSQFRELFVLILIVGGLLSILIGSYKNGIIIFIIVIVNAIIGFIQEYKANKIIEKLKSFVKSRAKVIRDGVLVEVSQVELVPGDIIKLEEGDKVPADIRIIQCSDFNTNEFALTGESLPQTKNDELIIDEVGIADRKNMAYSGTTVASGNAIGVIVATGMKTETGKIASLTEETSVVQTPLQKELRILARELTIIAIVISIGLFILGLLQEFSIYISLVYALGVAMSVVPQALPAQVTVALSNGSNYLANRKVVVKSLPAVETLGSTTVICTDKTGTLTKNEMTVRSIWFNGKEYKMSGLGYQPEGGILDDEGNSPAKEDIEGIKKILRAGSAASNAEIHPPDKEHNEWYPIGDPTEAALITAATKTGIDCKDYDKAFPEIQEFSFTSERKRMGSIRKEESGHVLYVKGSVGSILSISKYIHLDGNDIPLTEEHISNIKKVNELYAENSMRVLAVGYKSLEYKGECLAEEAEKDVTFLGLVSMMDPPKEGVKQAISDAKKAHIKIFILTGDHALTAEAIGKEIGLSEDDETPIITGKELKELNDKKLIEFIKGKWSIIFSRVDPEDKVRVVKILENLGEIVAVTGDGVNDAPALKRAHIGVAMGLKGTEVTKEASDVVLLDDNFATLVDAIKGGRTIYNNLRKTFFATMTTNGGQLALVLLGLLAAALWDYPIPILAVQILAIDLLGEIMPLAFLTFDPADPDIMTKPPRDPNKPIFHKRSGMEVIFLGVLIGALAFMNFFLFMNREGVILTMENLGSIFYFKASTISYCIIVYCQFVNILERRYWYTSIFNRNFFSNKLLLGSIAASMGLVLTAIYVPVISNLLSFESITILDWIYVFISAGIYLIVFELLKFVKRLEFKRKKLGNN; encoded by the coding sequence ATGTCAAACAATGATTATTACCATAAGACACCTGAAGAAATATTTTCTGAATTATCCACTTCTCAAGAAAAAGGTTTAAGTCCAAAAGAAGTTAAGAAACGATTAACCCAATATGGGAACAACGAACTGGAAGCAAAGATTAAAATTCCTTTGTGGTTATTACTTTTATCTCAGTTCAGAGAATTATTCGTATTAATCTTAATCGTTGGGGGGCTACTCTCAATTTTGATTGGTAGTTATAAAAATGGAATAATCATCTTTATTATAGTTATTGTAAACGCAATAATAGGATTTATCCAGGAATATAAGGCAAATAAAATAATAGAAAAATTGAAGAGCTTTGTTAAATCCCGTGCAAAAGTTATCCGTGATGGAGTTTTGGTGGAAGTTTCTCAAGTGGAACTTGTACCGGGAGATATTATCAAATTAGAAGAAGGAGATAAAGTTCCGGCAGACATAAGGATTATCCAATGCTCTGATTTCAACACAAATGAATTCGCGCTGACGGGTGAATCTCTTCCTCAAACAAAGAATGATGAGCTCATCATAGATGAAGTAGGAATTGCCGATAGAAAAAATATGGCCTATTCAGGTACTACTGTAGCGTCAGGGAACGCAATAGGCGTTATCGTTGCAACAGGAATGAAAACTGAAACAGGAAAAATTGCAAGTTTAACTGAAGAAACTAGCGTTGTTCAAACTCCTTTACAGAAAGAACTTCGGATACTGGCACGAGAATTGACTATTATTGCTATCGTCATTTCTATTGGTCTTTTCATTTTGGGATTATTGCAGGAATTCTCCATTTATATAAGCTTGGTATATGCACTAGGCGTTGCAATGTCAGTTGTACCACAGGCCTTGCCTGCCCAAGTAACAGTAGCGCTGTCAAATGGCAGCAACTATCTTGCAAATAGAAAAGTAGTGGTAAAATCTTTGCCCGCAGTAGAAACACTTGGTTCAACGACGGTCATCTGTACCGATAAAACAGGCACGCTTACAAAAAATGAAATGACGGTAAGGTCGATCTGGTTCAATGGTAAGGAATATAAGATGTCTGGCCTTGGTTACCAACCAGAAGGAGGAATTTTAGATGATGAAGGCAACTCCCCTGCTAAAGAAGATATAGAAGGGATAAAAAAAATCCTTAGAGCAGGATCTGCAGCTTCTAATGCAGAGATACATCCACCTGACAAAGAACACAATGAATGGTATCCTATTGGTGATCCAACTGAAGCTGCACTTATTACTGCAGCAACTAAAACAGGTATTGATTGCAAGGATTATGATAAAGCATTTCCTGAAATACAAGAATTTTCTTTTACTTCAGAAAGAAAGAGGATGGGATCTATAAGAAAAGAAGAATCAGGTCATGTATTGTATGTTAAAGGATCAGTTGGAAGTATTCTCTCTATAAGTAAATACATCCACCTCGATGGTAATGACATACCATTGACAGAAGAACACATTTCCAACATAAAAAAGGTAAATGAACTTTACGCTGAGAATTCAATGAGAGTTCTAGCTGTAGGCTACAAGTCATTAGAGTATAAAGGAGAATGCCTAGCTGAAGAAGCCGAAAAAGACGTTACTTTTCTGGGACTTGTATCAATGATGGATCCACCAAAAGAAGGGGTCAAACAAGCAATATCTGATGCAAAAAAAGCCCATATAAAAATCTTTATTTTAACAGGAGACCATGCGCTTACTGCTGAGGCTATAGGAAAAGAGATAGGTCTTTCTGAAGACGATGAAACCCCGATTATAACTGGAAAAGAATTGAAAGAATTGAACGATAAAAAATTAATTGAGTTTATTAAAGGGAAGTGGTCAATTATTTTTTCAAGAGTAGATCCAGAAGATAAAGTTAGAGTTGTCAAAATATTAGAAAATTTAGGAGAAATTGTTGCTGTTACAGGAGACGGGGTTAATGATGCGCCCGCACTAAAGAGAGCGCATATAGGGGTTGCAATGGGTCTAAAAGGCACTGAAGTCACTAAAGAGGCGTCAGATGTTGTATTACTTGACGATAACTTTGCCACATTAGTTGATGCGATAAAAGGAGGCCGAACTATTTACAATAATCTAAGAAAAACATTTTTCGCAACTATGACTACAAACGGTGGCCAATTGGCATTAGTTTTACTAGGTCTTTTAGCAGCCGCTCTTTGGGATTATCCAATACCAATACTTGCTGTGCAAATACTTGCAATAGATCTTCTTGGGGAGATAATGCCTCTGGCCTTTCTTACTTTTGACCCTGCAGATCCAGATATTATGACTAAACCCCCCCGAGATCCTAATAAGCCTATATTCCATAAAAGGTCCGGCATGGAAGTTATATTCTTGGGAGTCTTGATAGGGGCCTTAGCTTTTATGAATTTCTTTTTATTTATGAACAGAGAAGGAGTTATACTAACAATGGAGAATCTTGGTAGTATTTTCTACTTTAAAGCAAGTACAATAAGTTACTGTATCATTGTTTATTGTCAGTTTGTTAACATATTAGAAAGAAGATATTGGTATACATCTATTTTTAATAGGAACTTCTTTTCCAATAAGTTATTGTTAGGTTCAATAGCTGCTTCAATGGGTTTAGTACTCACAGCGATATATGTTCCTGTGATTAGTAATTTATTATCTTTTGAAAGTATAACTATATTAGATTGGATTTATGTCTTCATTTCTGCTGGGATATACCTAATCGTATTTGAATTGTTAAAGTTTGTAAAAAGATTAGAATTTAAACGAAAAAAGTTAGGTAATAATTAG
- a CDS encoding 30S ribosomal protein S15 yields MARMHSRKRGKSGSKKPARTSMPHWVEKRPEEVVDLVLTMSKEGHGPSMVGIILRDQHGIPDVKLIAGKSINEILKENNLQSEYPEDLFNLISRAVNLRKHLELNPNDLHSTRGLNLIESKIRRLGKYYTEKGRIPKDWRYHPEKAQLIVR; encoded by the coding sequence ATGGCAAGAATGCATTCGAGAAAAAGAGGAAAATCCGGTTCAAAAAAACCGGCAAGAACATCGATGCCACATTGGGTTGAAAAAAGGCCAGAAGAGGTTGTTGATTTAGTATTAACTATGTCAAAAGAAGGTCATGGACCTAGCATGGTAGGAATTATATTAAGAGACCAACATGGAATTCCTGATGTAAAACTTATCGCTGGGAAGAGTATTAACGAAATATTAAAGGAAAATAATCTCCAAAGTGAATACCCAGAAGACCTTTTCAATCTTATATCTAGAGCCGTCAACTTAAGGAAGCATCTTGAGCTTAATCCAAACGATCTTCACTCAACAAGAGGATTGAATCTTATTGAGTCAAAGATTAGACGACTTGGAAAATACTATACTGAGAAGGGTAGAATTCCAAAAGATTGGAGATACCATCCAGAAAAGGCTCAGCTTATTGTAAGATAA
- a CDS encoding XTP/dITP diphosphatase — protein sequence MEELYFITGNKGKFKEAKDKLRCLNIELIQTKMEYPEIQASDLKEIALFGINFCSERLKSPFFLEDSGLFVEELNSFPGPYSRYVQDTIGNDGILKLLSGVKNRSAYFKSVVGLYKDGPHLFEGISRGTITNEIRGYEGFGYDPIFAPEENLKTFGEMTTTEKNAFSHRGKALEIMAKYLETGVE from the coding sequence ATGGAAGAACTATATTTTATTACTGGAAATAAAGGAAAATTCAAAGAAGCTAAAGATAAACTGAGATGCCTCAATATTGAGTTAATCCAAACAAAGATGGAATATCCGGAGATTCAAGCTTCGGATCTTAAAGAAATAGCCTTATTCGGGATTAATTTTTGCAGCGAAAGGCTTAAAAGTCCCTTCTTTTTAGAAGACTCGGGACTGTTCGTAGAAGAACTAAACAGCTTTCCTGGACCGTACTCAAGGTATGTCCAAGATACAATCGGGAACGATGGTATCTTGAAACTTCTATCAGGTGTAAAGAATAGAAGTGCTTATTTCAAATCAGTAGTGGGACTATACAAAGATGGCCCCCATTTATTTGAAGGTATTTCAAGAGGCACTATCACAAATGAAATAAGAGGTTACGAGGGATTTGGATATGACCCAATATTCGCCCCTGAAGAAAACTTGAAGACATTTGGAGAGATGACTACTACGGAGAAAAACGCTTTCTCTCATAGGGGCAAAGCTCTTGAGATAATGGCAAAATACCTTGAAACTGGAGTTGAGTAA
- the tsaA gene encoding tRNA (N6-threonylcarbamoyladenosine(37)-N6)-methyltransferase TrmO — MEEIILKPIGMVHSPFKEPVGVPKYPTDGKDHNGTIEIFPEYRDGLKDLDGFSHILVLFYFHKSEYSHLIVKPYLDDHLRGVFATRSPHRPNFIGLSLVELLKIEDRILSIRGIDMIEGTPVLDIKPYIPEFDPIEDVRIGWLERKI, encoded by the coding sequence ATGGAAGAAATAATATTAAAACCCATAGGAATGGTTCATTCTCCTTTTAAAGAGCCTGTTGGAGTACCAAAATATCCAACAGATGGAAAGGATCATAATGGAACTATCGAAATATTTCCAGAATACAGAGACGGTTTAAAAGATCTTGATGGATTTTCTCATATATTGGTGCTTTTTTATTTTCATAAATCAGAATATTCTCACCTTATTGTTAAACCTTATCTTGATGACCACTTAAGGGGCGTATTTGCCACAAGATCCCCTCACAGGCCAAACTTTATTGGATTATCTCTTGTTGAGTTATTGAAAATAGAAGACAGGATATTATCAATAAGAGGTATAGACATGATTGAAGGAACGCCTGTTTTAGACATCAAACCTTATATTCCCGAGTTTGACCCAATTGAAGATGTAAGAATTGGTTGGCTTGAGAGAAAAATATAA
- a CDS encoding CARDB domain-containing protein, producing MDKYTKFRLFLISIVIIFGTIPMVYSDSTEEYYMLSLINNERQAQGLEPLTMNSSLSTAAKLHSQDMINRNFFNHINPDGLTPSDRARNAGYRFITLAENICGNPSIDAGHSSLMGSPSHRVNILNPSYKEVGIGIVDGGPYGKMITQLFGTQSGNSVTTPAITSQESHGKPDIIIERIDFSGQAESLKQISMKITLINSGKKNAGNFVFAVFEGSPEKGNELGKINIPSLYVGQKITANFYWTPPTEGNYTIYFVADYNNDIDEENENNNMATYPLSAKSTNSQTTSEEKSTNNQNNKPDLYISKSDISYNQIIYEGEPSLLSFRIRNIGKSAAFVVPVKIYLNGDLKTSSTINQILPSSYMDLALYLTFSNTGENVIDIKIDPDNSISEISKYNNYLNYTIKVVPRENNSITTPGSNQNNRPAYQNIDLLIYPYYIIIEEQENGFFLIKTKIKNKGSVGVDDFSVTIYQRDANSSNNIFIERFYLSLKPDEIVEKNITFMPATENGDIVVVIDEENKIKEMDKNNNIATKNFSNVINESDILEMRSDLVLNTTPQDVNISNLLKITMKLKDINSSNAYLYYKYDYDINSSFFILKMDNEGNYSYSAEVEPLGKTNLFYYFEIDTSNNIIKSPYGSPNELYSTIINYRQNIQEKSNPTLLDNVKKIFRLR from the coding sequence ATGGATAAATATACGAAATTTCGATTGTTCCTAATTTCAATAGTTATCATATTTGGGACAATTCCCATGGTCTATTCAGATAGTACGGAAGAGTATTACATGCTTTCGTTAATAAATAATGAACGCCAGGCACAAGGACTTGAACCCCTCACAATGAATTCGTCTCTTTCCACTGCAGCAAAACTTCATAGCCAGGACATGATTAACAGAAATTTCTTTAACCACATAAATCCTGATGGATTGACACCTTCAGACAGAGCTAGAAATGCTGGGTATAGATTCATTACATTAGCAGAAAATATATGTGGAAATCCATCTATTGACGCTGGGCATTCTTCACTTATGGGGAGCCCCTCTCACAGAGTCAATATTTTAAATCCATCCTACAAAGAAGTAGGGATAGGAATAGTTGATGGTGGGCCTTATGGAAAAATGATAACTCAACTCTTTGGTACGCAATCAGGAAATAGTGTGACAACTCCAGCTATAACATCACAAGAATCTCACGGGAAACCTGATATAATAATAGAAAGAATAGATTTTTCCGGACAAGCTGAATCCTTAAAACAGATATCAATGAAAATAACATTGATCAACTCGGGGAAGAAAAATGCAGGTAATTTCGTATTTGCTGTTTTTGAGGGGTCCCCTGAAAAAGGAAATGAATTAGGCAAAATAAATATTCCCTCTCTTTATGTTGGACAAAAAATAACGGCTAATTTTTACTGGACCCCCCCTACAGAAGGAAACTATACAATTTACTTTGTTGCTGATTATAACAACGATATTGATGAAGAAAATGAAAATAATAATATGGCAACTTATCCTTTATCAGCAAAATCAACAAATTCGCAGACTACTTCTGAAGAAAAGTCAACAAACAATCAAAACAATAAACCCGATCTGTACATATCTAAAAGCGATATTTCATATAATCAAATAATCTATGAAGGTGAACCTTCATTATTATCTTTTAGAATAAGAAATATTGGAAAATCAGCAGCTTTTGTAGTGCCTGTTAAAATATACCTTAATGGTGATCTTAAAACTTCTTCGACAATAAATCAGATCTTACCATCTTCCTATATGGATTTGGCATTATATTTAACATTTTCAAATACTGGCGAAAATGTCATAGATATCAAAATTGATCCGGATAATAGTATAAGCGAAATCTCAAAATATAACAACTACTTAAATTACACCATAAAAGTGGTGCCACGAGAAAATAATTCAATTACAACCCCAGGTAGTAATCAAAATAACAGACCAGCATACCAAAATATTGATTTACTAATATATCCTTACTACATCATAATTGAAGAACAAGAAAATGGATTTTTCTTAATTAAAACTAAAATAAAAAATAAAGGAAGTGTTGGTGTAGATGACTTTTCTGTAACCATATACCAGAGGGATGCTAATAGTTCAAACAACATATTTATAGAAAGATTTTATTTATCCTTAAAGCCAGATGAAATTGTCGAAAAGAATATTACATTTATGCCCGCTACAGAAAACGGAGATATTGTGGTAGTAATTGATGAAGAGAATAAAATCAAAGAAATGGATAAAAACAATAATATTGCTACAAAGAACTTTTCCAATGTTATTAATGAATCAGATATACTCGAAATGAGAAGTGATTTGGTACTAAATACAACTCCTCAAGATGTAAATATATCTAATTTGCTCAAAATCACGATGAAATTAAAAGATATTAATTCATCAAACGCATATCTATATTACAAATATGACTATGACATAAATAGTTCCTTTTTCATTCTAAAGATGGATAATGAAGGAAATTATAGCTATTCGGCAGAAGTAGAGCCATTAGGAAAAACTAATCTATTTTATTATTTTGAAATTGACACCAGTAATAACATAATAAAATCACCTTACGGTTCACCAAATGAGCTGTATTCGACTATTATTAATTATCGGCAAAATATTCAAGAAAAAAGCAATCCAACTTTATTAGATAATGTAAAAAAGATTTTTAGATTAAGATAG
- a CDS encoding STT3 domain-containing protein has protein sequence MALPEIKNIKYFLIPIVLIVILAVCETYPLYGRFPYPLSWDIWYHMRIVENFSNGYFTFDPVSFGPEGRIHTYPPLFHILLWGLYKILNFGGLSIMDVARIMPAILFPLSAISTFLLINKFYGKGVGLLSSFFVLVIPVSLDRGIIASPQSLALALIPLSFLTYLLGLKERKYLYASGFLSSAVFYTHGLSFIVFFLSIILFTFLLYLLKREIKLQNFFIFTLITIILSFPWIIQLLTHGVASNIPYGGIFKLSFYPVKLGYITMALALPGAIFLILRKREEDLMLFSWGAVAFLLSRNYITSLDLLPFRFIEFLAYPIAFYASFAIFEFVKDKRKEAVLATIIGIMIISSFPAAEYVSKVKPMLGGEEYSAFSYLNENSIQDNFTVASSWFNSPILGKVSELKTVEGGYSSGSWDYVKRSQDIKAFYSGNYSAIDTYKIKYAYLGPREGVEFKNSENYLNASSIDKLYSTGKTSLYIFWGVNYK, from the coding sequence ATGGCATTGCCGGAAATAAAAAATATAAAATATTTTCTTATCCCCATAGTTCTTATAGTTATACTTGCAGTATGTGAAACTTATCCACTTTACGGCAGATTTCCTTATCCTCTTTCATGGGATATATGGTACCACATGCGGATAGTAGAAAACTTTTCTAATGGATATTTTACTTTTGATCCAGTATCTTTTGGCCCAGAAGGAAGAATCCACACTTACCCTCCTCTTTTCCATATTCTCTTATGGGGATTATATAAAATATTAAATTTTGGAGGGCTCTCCATTATGGATGTTGCAAGGATAATGCCAGCCATATTGTTCCCATTATCAGCGATTTCAACATTTCTACTAATAAACAAATTTTATGGAAAAGGGGTAGGGCTCCTATCATCATTTTTTGTACTCGTCATACCTGTATCCCTTGATAGAGGGATAATCGCCTCACCACAATCGCTTGCCTTGGCATTAATCCCTTTAAGTTTTCTTACATACCTCTTAGGGCTAAAAGAGAGGAAATACCTATACGCTTCAGGATTTTTATCGTCGGCCGTTTTTTATACGCATGGACTTTCATTCATAGTATTTTTTCTATCAATTATTTTATTCACATTTCTTTTGTATTTACTCAAGCGAGAAATTAAACTCCAGAATTTTTTCATATTTACTCTAATAACAATTATTTTATCATTTCCTTGGATTATCCAGCTTTTAACCCATGGCGTCGCATCAAACATCCCATACGGAGGTATATTCAAGCTATCGTTTTATCCTGTAAAACTTGGATACATAACAATGGCCTTAGCTTTACCTGGTGCAATATTCCTAATACTCCGAAAAAGGGAAGAAGACCTGATGTTATTTTCATGGGGCGCAGTGGCTTTTTTACTTTCAAGAAATTACATAACAAGCCTAGACCTTCTCCCATTCAGATTCATAGAATTTTTGGCTTATCCTATTGCTTTTTATGCTTCTTTTGCCATATTTGAATTTGTCAAAGATAAAAGAAAGGAAGCTGTTCTTGCAACGATTATTGGCATTATGATTATCTCTTCTTTCCCTGCCGCAGAATACGTTTCAAAAGTCAAGCCCATGTTAGGGGGCGAGGAATATTCGGCCTTTTCTTATCTAAATGAAAATTCAATTCAAGATAATTTCACAGTTGCTTCTTCTTGGTTTAATTCGCCGATTCTTGGAAAAGTTTCAGAGTTGAAAACAGTTGAGGGGGGATACTCTTCTGGGAGTTGGGATTATGTCAAAAGAAGCCAAGATATAAAAGCCTTTTATTCAGGAAATTATTCGGCCATAGATACATATAAAATAAAATATGCCTATCTTGGACCAAGAGAGGGTGTAGAGTTCAAAAATAGTGAAAACTATTTAAATGCTTCCTCAATTGATAAGTTATACAGCACAGGTAAAACCTCTCTGTACATATTCTGGGGTGTTAATTATAAATAA